In Rhineura floridana isolate rRhiFlo1 chromosome 6, rRhiFlo1.hap2, whole genome shotgun sequence, one genomic interval encodes:
- the CIMIP1 gene encoding ciliary microtubule inner protein 1 isoform X2 → MDKKNWLQRKDHVETEHIAARRWPKRWGFLLTPAEELIKGEKKQPAKPKIPLPEHLQIRPVTPVEKYIKIIPSPPVPQTTQGFIGWRSTVPGLELERYSQIRSCKGAFYKDLQWPNEPTD, encoded by the exons GAAGGATCACGTTGAAACAGAACACATAGCTGCAAGGAGATGGCCGAAGAGATGGGGGTTTCTGTTGACACCAGCTGAAGAG TTGATAAAAGGTGAAAAGAAACAACCTGCTAAGCCCAAGATCCCACTTCCAGAACACTTACAAATCCGACCTGTGACACCGGTGGAAAAATATATTAAG ATCATCCCATCTCCTCCTGTCCCTCAAACAACACAAGGTTTTATCGGCTGGAGATCAACAGTGCCAGGGCTGGAACTTGAACGTTATTCTCAGATCAGAAGCTGCAAAGGTGCCTTTTACAAGGACCTGCAATGGCCAAATGAACCAACTGACTGA